The window TATCAGGTATCCAGGCAGAATCAACATTTTTCCCCGGTTTTTGTAGCATGGATCATGCATCTCAGGTAAAACTGAGCCCACACAAAAGTAATCAGGGACCCTATAACTGTGCCCGTTATAAGTCCCCACCATACTCCGAGCAGCCCCCAACCGAATTCATAGGCAAACAGCAGGGCAAAGAGGGGAGTCATTATAAGGCTCCGGAGAAGAGTTGCAATAAGTGCGTTTGTGCCCTTTCCGGCACCCTGGAAAAGAGATGAAGAGAGCATTCCGAAGGCAACTACAGGATAGAAGATTGTCATAATTTTCAGGAGCCTTGTCAGTTCAGGAGCGATATGAGCGGCAGTTTCAGCCTGGGTGAAAACGGCTGCAATTTGCGGGGCAAATATGTATACAGCAATGCCTATGGCGACTTCGACAAGAAAGCCTATTTTTGTTGCATAAATAAGGGCATTCCGGGCTTTTTTGAAGTTCAGTTCCCCAAAGGCAGCCCCGCTAATTGAGACCACGGAAATTGAAATTCCTATTAAGGGAGCAACCGCAATGCTTGCGACTCTCCAGCCTGTGGCATAGATCGCAACTCCATCCGTGTTGCTAACATTGACAATGATGAGGTTCATGAGGAGAGCGGTCATTGCCAGGGCGACCTGCTCTACCGATGAAGGAATGCCTACCCTGAAGATGTCCCGGACGATGGTCCGGTCGAATTTGAAAGAGTGGAACCTGAATGAAACGTATGTATCCTTTTTGACAAAAAACCAGTAGAACATCAACAGGCCCGAGCTGGCAAAAGAAATCACTGTTGCAAGAGCAGCACCTGCAACCCCAAGCCCCAGGGTATAAATGAAAACAGGGTCAAGCACTATGTTCAGGACGGATCCAAGGATCATGGACTGCATGGCACGCTTTGAGTCCCCTTCACTCCTGAGAATGGAGTTTACAACGTTCGTAAAAAAGAACACAAAACTGCCTGCAAAGATGACCCTTGAATAAGCGACTCCGAGTTCTGTAGTCTTCCCGGCTCCGCTGTACATGAAAAGGTCTCTTACAAAAACAAGGGCAAGAGCGGTAAGGAGAACCGTGAGGATGAGCATAATCACAAAGGTGTGCACTGCAACGTTATCCACACCCGCCTTATCCCTTGCTCCTATTCTGCGGGAAATCGCAGCTCCTCCCCCAACCCCAAGCCCGCCTGTAAGCGCCATCTGGGTTACGAAAAAAGGAAAGGCAAACCCGATCGCTGCAAGGGCATCCGCACCCAGGCCTGCGACCCAGAAGGTATCGGTCAGGCTATAGATAGTCTGGACGGACATGGCAACGATGATCGGAATAGAGAGCTTGACAACAGCTTTTTTCGGGTCTCCGAGAAGGATATCAACTCCTTCTGTAACTTTTTGGGGCGGGAGAACTCCTGTTTTTCCCTTCTCATACCTGTTTTCCTCTGCTCCTTCCTCTCCGGTATTTCCTTTTTTTTCTGCCGCTTCCCTGCCCATTTTCCCGCCGTTTTTAGACTTTAACATTTTTCATTCTATCACATGTTTTTATTCTATCCTTTTTCGGTCTTTTCTACCTTTAACATTACCATTTTTCCCGCCGTTTTTAGACTTTAACATTTTTCATTCTATCACATGTTTTTATTCTATCTTTTTTCGGTCTCTTCTGCCTTTAACATTGTCTTATTTGCGGCGAAAAGTTTTTATTTATTTTCGATCTGAAGGGATAATAAGTATAACCTGAAAAACATATTTTGTGGATCAGAAGAATTAAAATCGATTAATCAGCTTGATCACCGGTTATTATCAATTTATCAGCTTGTTAACCGGTTATTATCAATTAATCGACTTGATCACGGGTCATTATCAATTAATCAGCTTGATCACGGGCCAATATCAATTAACCGGCTTAATCACTGGTCAATATCGATTTTTCGGGATTATGGATCAAGATCTTTATATACGAAAAAGTAATTGTCAGCACCATACATTATTATAAAACAATATTTACTTTAAGGATAATTGAATAAAATGCTGAAAATCAAAAGATAGAGACGAATTTTAAATGAAAACGGAAAATTGGCGAGTCAAAATTCTGCAAATTCAGTTCCTTTACACTCTTTTCGGGCAGAGTAAAATCATGATTTGTTGCCACAGGATTCAAATACCTATAACTTTTCATCCCAAATCATGTTTTTTGCCCAAAAATTCCTAAAACAAATAAGGTGATATATTATGTATTCAAAATCCGATATCAGGGGAATAGTAAATTCTATGGGTCTTGTTTTTGGAGATATAGGAACAAGTCCCATCTATACCCTGACAGTTATATTCCTTCTCACAAGACCTACGGAAGCTCACGTAATAGGAGTTTTATCTTTAATCATCTGGACCCTTATCATACTTGTAACTATGGAATATGCCTGGCTTGCCATGAGTCTGGGTAAAAAAGGAGAGGGAGGAACAATTGTTTTAAAAGAGCTGCTTGTTCCTCTTCTCAAATCCGGGAGAAATGTAACTCTAATAACATTGTTAGCCTATATAGGGACCTCTTTTCTTGTGGGGGATGGAGTCATTACGCCTGCAATCAGTATCCTGAGTGCTGTTGAAGGCCTGCGGATCATCCCTGAGTTTCAAGACCTTGGGCAAGAGACTATCATGCTCATTGCCGGCATAATCGCAGTAGCTCTTTTTTCAATCCAGAACAAGGGAACAGAAAAGATTACATGGGTCTTTGGGCCAATAATGATTTTATGGTTCATAGCTATTGCATTTTCAGGTATTGTTTCAATATTTTATACCCCGGCCATACTTAAAGCCATAAACCCTTATTATGCTATCAGATTTCTAATGAATAATGGGCTTACGGGATTTTTTGTACTATCCGAAGTTACCCTCTGTGCCACGGGGGGTGAGGCATTGTATGCCGATATGGGGCACCTGGGAAGAGAACCAATTTTGAAAGCCTGGAAATTTGTGTTTTTCGCACTTGTTTTGAATTATCTCGGACAGGGAGCATTTCTTATCAGAAACCCGGATTCTAGAAATGTATTATTTGAGATGATAAACCAGCAGGCACATCTCGTATATATCCCATTCCTGCTCCTGAGTATCATAGCTACAATCATTGCCTCTCAGGCCATGATCAGCGGTGTGTTTTCAATAGTATATCAGGGAATAACAACCCGAATAATTCCCATGCTAAAGATCGATTATACTTCAGACGAATTACGCTCCCAGATCTATATAAGTGCAGTAAACTGGTTTTTACTTCTTTCCGTCTTATTTATGATATTGGAATTCAGGGACTCCCACAAACTTGCGGCTGCGTATGGGCTGGCAGTTACAGGAACCATGTCAATTACAGGCCTGATGATGACTTTAATATTTTATTTCAAAAAAATGCCGGTCAAATCTTTTGTATCCCTTTTGGTAACCGGTATCGATATAGTATTTCTCCTTTCAAACACTTATAAAATCCCGCATGGGGGTTACTGGTCAATTGTCATAGCAGCTATTATTTTTGCTCTGATCCTTATCTATACTTCGGGACAAAAAAAGCTTTATGAAATGATGAAACCTACGAAGATTGATAAGTTCCTTGAACAATATAACCAGGTGTATGCCAGTGAAAATGAAATCAGTGGGACTGCTCTTTTCTTTTCACGAGACATAACTAAAATCCCTCAATACATTTCCCACATAATGTTTGATAATAATATTATTTATGAAGATAACATCTTTATTTCAATTGTCAAGTGTGAAAGCCCATTTGGAGTAGAAAGCTCTTTTACAAAAGAGCTGGCAAAAGGCTTGAGAGTCTTTGAAATAAGTATGGGGTACATGGAAATTATTGATGTCGTGAAGATCCTGAAAGACAAAGGCATCCATGAAAAAACAATCTTTTACGGAATAGAAGACATATTTACGAATAACTTGATATGGAGAATCTTTTCCGTAATTAAAATATTGTCCCCTTCATTTGTCCAGTTCTACAGGCTTCCTACTGATAAGCTGCATGGAGTTCTGACAAGGTTTGAAATGTGAAAGAAGGGCTGAAAATTCCCCTTCAACGTTTTTAAGTATTGATTTGAGCATAGTCAGGATATTCAGACCGGAAAGGAGTTTTGTGGTCTGAATTCCTTTTATTTAATATTTTTTTACCAGGTTTTCAGCCTCGTTTTTCACGATGTTTCAGAATGTTTTCGCTTTTTCCGGCCACTTTTTTAATTTTATTCAAAAGTATTCAAGAGGTAAAGCTTTATGCGGGGACGGAAAATTAAAAACCTGGTCCTGAAAATAAGATCCAGAACCGGATAATCGAAGGGAGACAAATCAAAAAAGTAAAAATGTGGACTTATTCTCCACTTACCATATATAATTAGTTCTCATTACAGAGAAGGAACCAGACAAATAGTGTTACAGGTAAGATATGGTGTTACAGGTAAAATATGGTATTACAGATAAGGTATAGTGTTAAAGGCAAGATATTTAGTAACTGGCTATTTTTCGGTTTAATTTATTCAAACATTGAGGCGAATGTGAAATGATATCCTCAAATCAAATGGACTTTATAATGATACTTTCGCTTGTTTTTTCAGTAGCAGCCGGTTATTTTATTTTTGTACCGGAGCCTTTTAAGCCTAAATATTACTATAAGAGTATGGATTCATCCGGAATTTCGGAGCTACTGCCTTATGTAATTTTGGTGGTCCTTGTCTTTATACTTATGGACTCACAAACAGCCATTTCAAATTTTCTGGGCCTCAATCCTACTCGAAATTATGATCAATATATGTTAATTCTGGAAGGCAATGAAGTGAGTCACTTCCAGAGTATGGCTACTCCCATGCTGACATATTTTAACGGAATCATTTATTTGCTGGGCTTTTCTTTCCTTTTGCTTTTCACATTTGTGGCGCTCCTGTTTACCCATAATACCGAAGTTCTTAAAGAATATGTAATTGCTTTCACACTCATATATCTGGCAGCTTACCCGTTTTACATATTTTTCCCTGTAGATGTTACCGGAAATGTGCTACCTGGTATGATCCCCCTTCTGTATCAGCTGAATCCTGCTATTTTGCGAATAGTAACTATCTGTGACCCCAGTCTTAACAACTGTTTTCCCAGTCTGCATGCCGCACTCTCAGTAATGACAACGCTGTTTATACTTTTCAGGACAAATCTCAGGCGTTACAAAATTTTTGCAGTCTTGACAACCATTTTCATCCTGTTTGCGATATTATATCTTGGAATACACTGGATTACGGATATGATAGGCGGTATCATACTGGCTTTTATTGCTTATTTCATAGCTACCCGAATTTTCAAAACGAGGTTTAAAGATGAAGATATTAGTCTTTATATGCGGTGAAGGGCTGGGGCACACAAGTCGCTGTATCGCGCTTGGACAGGAATTATTGGCTGCCGGTCATGAGGTTTATTTTGGAGCATATGGCTATTCAAAAGAATATATAGAAAGAAAAGGATACAAGACCCTTGAAATTCCTCCAGAGGTTAAGCTCGTAGGCGAGGCCGGTTCTCTGGATCTAAAAAGGTCAATCATAGCCACTCTGAAAAGCGGAACCGCGTCTGGGATTTTTAAAGTCCTGAAACTGCTAAAAGAAACAAAACCTGATATTGTAGTCTCAGATAGTTATTTTACAGGGGTAGCCGGTTCTAAGTTCAGAAAAATTCCGGTTTACTTAATGGTTAACCAGTCAAACATGGAGGATTTCTTTAAAAAAGGAGGTCTCCCCCTTCAAGCCATTGGAGGGCTAATTAAACATTTTTACAGCTTCGTGTTCAGAAAGGTTGATGGGATAATAATCCCGGATTTCCCAATGCCTTATACAGTATGCAGACAAAACCTTGCCTTTGAAACTGAAATCACCAGAAATATATTTTTCAGTGGTCCTCTGGTTTTGAAAAGATCAGATAACGTAAAAACCGCAAATCTACAAAAACCCCATGTATTATCCCTCATAGGAGGTTTTGGATACAGGAAACCCATATTCAACAAAATAATCGAAGTTGCAAAACTCGACAGGAGCATAAACTACACTCTTCTTTCAGGGCCTAATCTGGATCCTGATGTCTTTTCAGACCTGCCGGAAAACGTTACTATTGAGCGTTTTATTGACGATCAGTTTCCTTATCTTAAAGCCTCACAACTTGTAATTGCCCCGGGTGGACACAGCACCATAATGGAGGCTCTCACTTTTGGCATTCCTGTGCTTTCATTTCCTGATATGAACCACAGTGAACAGGAGAGTAATGCAGCTGTGGTAGATTCCGAAGGGTATGGTAGGTGCCTGGCTTACAGCACGCCTCCGGAACAGATCCTGAAATCGATAAGAGAGCTTATAGAGGACAAAAAAATCCACCAGAAAGTAGGGAATATGAAAAAAATGTCTGAGGATCTGAATGCTGCCTTTGCGATACAAAAACTCCTCGAGTCAAACAGTTCAATTTCCAAATTAAAAGTTTGAATAACCTTGAATCAAGTTTAATAACTGGATTGTGCTTTCATGAAAAATTACACTAAGTGGGTAACAAGCTCGATTTTGATTAGTATACTTTCAATAGTAATTGTCCTTATCTTCACTCTGGACACGACAACAACTGAAATTGTCAGGAAGATTCGGCCTGAATACCTTTTAGCTGCGCTTGGTATCCACATGCTTTCCTTTATTATCTGGGGCTTGCGTACAAAATCAATGGCATCTGCACTCGGGCATAAAATAGGAATTATAACGGCTCTAGAAATTGTAATCTCCAGCACTTTCGTTGCAGCGATTACTCCTTCTTCCATAGGAGGGGAACCTTTGAGGATTCATCTCCTCAGCCAGAACCAGATGCCTATTGGAAAAGCTACTGCTGTTGTTCTGGGGGAACGTTTACTTGATGCAATACTGATCCTGTTAATTGCACCTTTTTCGTTACTTCTATTTCATGGTATAATGTCAAATCCGACTCTGGATATTGTGCTCATCTCAGGAGAACTCCTTTTAATCGTTAGCCTTATCTTCGTGTTGTATGCAGTCCTGAGACCCCACAATATTAAACTTGCCATAAATGTTCTTGTGGGATGGATTGCCCGTCTTGGTG is drawn from Methanosarcina lacustris Z-7289 and contains these coding sequences:
- a CDS encoding phosphatase PAP2 family protein codes for the protein MLILEGNEVSHFQSMATPMLTYFNGIIYLLGFSFLLLFTFVALLFTHNTEVLKEYVIAFTLIYLAAYPFYIFFPVDVTGNVLPGMIPLLYQLNPAILRIVTICDPSLNNCFPSLHAALSVMTTLFILFRTNLRRYKIFAVLTTIFILFAILYLGIHWITDMIGGIILAFIAYFIATRIFKTRFKDEDISLYMR
- a CDS encoding lysylphosphatidylglycerol synthase transmembrane domain-containing protein: MKNYTKWVTSSILISILSIVIVLIFTLDTTTTEIVRKIRPEYLLAALGIHMLSFIIWGLRTKSMASALGHKIGIITALEIVISSTFVAAITPSSIGGEPLRIHLLSQNQMPIGKATAVVLGERLLDAILILLIAPFSLLLFHGIMSNPTLDIVLISGELLLIVSLIFVLYAVLRPHNIKLAINVLVGWIARLGGKKTGSKLSKLSESIDREMEEFHNSMHIFFTEGRKGLFYGSIYTVIFWIVEFSLLPVILLGLNQAPSVMIAFAAQAILMIILIVPLTPGSSGIAEFSAITLFSFFVPANALGITVAAWRAFTFYINLLVGGFVCFKLLKNTEMIQKYIK
- a CDS encoding KUP/HAK/KT family potassium transporter; protein product: MYSKSDIRGIVNSMGLVFGDIGTSPIYTLTVIFLLTRPTEAHVIGVLSLIIWTLIILVTMEYAWLAMSLGKKGEGGTIVLKELLVPLLKSGRNVTLITLLAYIGTSFLVGDGVITPAISILSAVEGLRIIPEFQDLGQETIMLIAGIIAVALFSIQNKGTEKITWVFGPIMILWFIAIAFSGIVSIFYTPAILKAINPYYAIRFLMNNGLTGFFVLSEVTLCATGGEALYADMGHLGREPILKAWKFVFFALVLNYLGQGAFLIRNPDSRNVLFEMINQQAHLVYIPFLLLSIIATIIASQAMISGVFSIVYQGITTRIIPMLKIDYTSDELRSQIYISAVNWFLLLSVLFMILEFRDSHKLAAAYGLAVTGTMSITGLMMTLIFYFKKMPVKSFVSLLVTGIDIVFLLSNTYKIPHGGYWSIVIAAIIFALILIYTSGQKKLYEMMKPTKIDKFLEQYNQVYASENEISGTALFFSRDITKIPQYISHIMFDNNIIYEDNIFISIVKCESPFGVESSFTKELAKGLRVFEISMGYMEIIDVVKILKDKGIHEKTIFYGIEDIFTNNLIWRIFSVIKILSPSFVQFYRLPTDKLHGVLTRFEM
- a CDS encoding MATE family efflux transporter, producing MLKSKNGGKMGREAAEKKGNTGEEGAEENRYEKGKTGVLPPQKVTEGVDILLGDPKKAVVKLSIPIIVAMSVQTIYSLTDTFWVAGLGADALAAIGFAFPFFVTQMALTGGLGVGGGAAISRRIGARDKAGVDNVAVHTFVIMLILTVLLTALALVFVRDLFMYSGAGKTTELGVAYSRVIFAGSFVFFFTNVVNSILRSEGDSKRAMQSMILGSVLNIVLDPVFIYTLGLGVAGAALATVISFASSGLLMFYWFFVKKDTYVSFRFHSFKFDRTIVRDIFRVGIPSSVEQVALAMTALLMNLIIVNVSNTDGVAIYATGWRVASIAVAPLIGISISVVSISGAAFGELNFKKARNALIYATKIGFLVEVAIGIAVYIFAPQIAAVFTQAETAAHIAPELTRLLKIMTIFYPVVAFGMLSSSLFQGAGKGTNALIATLLRSLIMTPLFALLFAYEFGWGLLGVWWGLITGTVIGSLITFVWAQFYLRCMIHATKTGEKC
- a CDS encoding UDP-N-acetylglucosamine--N-acetylmuramyl-(pentapeptide) pyrophosphoryl-undecaprenol N-acetylglucosamine transferase, whose product is MKILVFICGEGLGHTSRCIALGQELLAAGHEVYFGAYGYSKEYIERKGYKTLEIPPEVKLVGEAGSLDLKRSIIATLKSGTASGIFKVLKLLKETKPDIVVSDSYFTGVAGSKFRKIPVYLMVNQSNMEDFFKKGGLPLQAIGGLIKHFYSFVFRKVDGIIIPDFPMPYTVCRQNLAFETEITRNIFFSGPLVLKRSDNVKTANLQKPHVLSLIGGFGYRKPIFNKIIEVAKLDRSINYTLLSGPNLDPDVFSDLPENVTIERFIDDQFPYLKASQLVIAPGGHSTIMEALTFGIPVLSFPDMNHSEQESNAAVVDSEGYGRCLAYSTPPEQILKSIRELIEDKKIHQKVGNMKKMSEDLNAAFAIQKLLESNSSISKLKV